One Setaria viridis chromosome 3, Setaria_viridis_v4.0, whole genome shotgun sequence DNA window includes the following coding sequences:
- the LOC117847422 gene encoding TRIBOA-glucoside O-methyltransferase BX7, with translation MAHPGAGDHQEPQARHDATDAEELLQAHLHLWSHALGYVKSMALKCALDLRIPDAIQRCGGAATLDDLLAATGLPPSSLPFLRRLMRALTASRIFSLRQDPADDPAAVSSYHLTATSRLLLSGGDDASCFSLFPAIYPLVQEGLVSPMLRMHEWMGRHDAAATSLYEVAHGKGLWDTLQASAAYRAAFQDAMDADTRLVMHAVLGGSPAVFRGLTSLVDVGGGRGRAAAAIAGAFPHIQCTVMDLPHVVAEAPAGNGVCFLAGDMFEHIPSADALLLKWILHDWDDANCIKIMQRCLEAIGGKEGRGKVIIIDAVIGSVPNDDDAICREAQVLCDLQIMAAFNGAEREEHEWRRIFLEAGFCDYKITRIRGVKSIIEVYP, from the exons ATGGCGCATCCGGGTGCCGGAGATCACCAGGAGCCGCAGGCGCGGCACGACGCcaccgacgccgaggagctgctCCAAGCCCACCTCCATCTCTGGAGCCACGCCCTGGGCTACGTCAAGTCCATGGCGCTCAAATGCGCCTTGGACCTGCGCATCCCCGACGCCATCCaacgctgcggcggcgccgccaccctaGACGACCTCCTTGCCGCCACCGGCCTCCCTCCGTCCAGCCTCCCCTTCCTGCGCCGGCTCATGCGCGCGCTCACGGCCTCACGCATCTTCTCGCTCCGCCAAGACCCTGCTGATGATCCAGCAGCAGTTTCTTCGTACCACCTCACCGCGACCTCCCGCCTGCTTctcagcggcggcgacgacgcctCGTGTTTCAGCCTGTTCCCCGCCATCTACCCCCTCGTCCAGGAGGGCCTCGTGTCCCCGATGCTCAGGATGCACGAGTGGATGGGGcgccacgacgccgccgccacgtcgCTCTACGAGGTGGCGCACGGCAAGGGCTTGTGGGATACCTTGCAGGCCAGCGCGGCGTACAGAGCCGCCTTCCAGGACGCCATGGACGCCGACACCCGGCTCGTCATGCACGCCGTGCTCGGCGGGAGCCCCGCCGTCTTCCGGGGCCTCACGTCGCTCGTCGACGTcggcgggggccggggcagGGCCGCGGCCGCCATCGCCGGGGCGTTCCCGCACATCCAGTGCACCGTCATGGACCTCCCTCATGTCGTCGCCGAGGCTCCCGCCGGCAACGGAGTCTGCTTCCTTGCCGGCGATATGTTTGAACACATTCCATCGGCTGATGCACTTCTGCTCAAG TGGATTCTGCATGACTGGGATGATGCTAACTGCATCAAGATAATGCAACGGTGCTTGGAAGCAATAGGTGGCAAAGAAGGGCGAGGGAAAGTCATCATAATAGACGCCGTGATTGGGTCTGTGCCAAATGATGATGACGCGATATGCAGGGAGGCTCAAGTTCTGTGTGATCTTCAGATAATGGCTGCGTTTAACGGAGCCGAGCGGGAGGAGCATGAGTGGAGAAGGATCTTCCTAGAAGCTGGATTTTGTGACTACAAAATCACACGGATTCGCGGTGTTAAGTCTATAATTGAGGTCTACCCATGA
- the LOC117847791 gene encoding E3 ubiquitin-protein ligase SGR9, amyloplastic has protein sequence MEASHSHGHQSPPAPSSSETLMAALLHVPAAQLPSLARSLAADARRLRCRLAFLLLSPPHFARALARLRAMPLRAKAALLGRVLLRSLLLLLPALCPDNYGGDGGGQHHLLLQEPDLDAALLLLAMCDSYSPAAAASPSPVDWRAVIVDDVVASALSASGLGATPWAALAPYVDAAAKCRRFADVVSADRGGAIGVGTTMKEGGGSGAASHAAVLALPPAAGDGAPCAICREVMARGRGGVGVCALRPCGHRFHWRCALRWLAWRNTCPCCRAELPAQDAAAETRRLWRAVERMARGG, from the coding sequence ATGGAGGCCAGCCACAGCCATGGCCACCagtcgccgccggccccgtccTCGTCGGAGACCCTGATGGCCGCGCTCCTCCACGTACCAGCCGCGCAGCTCCCCTCCCTCGCGCGGTcgctcgccgccgacgcgcgccGGCTGCGGTGCCGCCTCGCGTTCCTGCTCCTCTCCCCACCGCACttcgcccgcgcgctcgcgcGGCTCCGCGCCATGCCGCTGCGCGCCAAGGCCGCGCTGCTGGGACgcgtcctcctccgctccctccttCTGCTCCTCCCGGCGCTCTGCCCCGACAActacggcggcgacggcggcggccagcaccacctcctcctccaggagcccgacctcgacgccgcgctgctgctcctcgccaTGTGCGACTCCTActccccggcggccgccgcctccccttcccctGTCGACTGGCGCGCGGTGATCGTGGACGACGTGGTGGCCTCCGCGCTCTCCGCCTCCGGCCTCGGCGCTACGCCCTGGGCCGCGCTCGCCCCCTACGTCGACGCGGCCGCCAAGTGCCGCCGCTTCGCCGACGTCGTGTCGGCTGACCGCGGCGGCGCGATCGGCGTCGGGACGACGATGAAGGAAGGCGGAGGGAGCGGGGCCGCCTCGCACGCGGCCGTGCTGGCGCTGCCCCCCGCGGCCGGGGACGGCGCGCCGTGCGCCATATGCCGGGAGGTCAtggcccgcggccgcggcggcgtcggcgtgtGCGCGCTGCGGCCGTGCGGGCACCGGTTCCACTGGCGCTGCGCGCTGCGGTGGCTGGCGTGGCGCAACACCTGCCCGTGCTGCCGCGCCGAGCTGCCCGCGCAGGACGCCGCCGCGGAGACGCGGCGGCTGTGGCGGGCCGTGGAGAGGATGGCGCGCGGCGGGTGA